A stretch of the Chitiniphilus purpureus genome encodes the following:
- a CDS encoding aminoglycoside phosphotransferase family protein, with protein sequence MNSAGPNGRHAAIAAWLEKVAGSAPATLEPGGSDASVRQYWRARWPERSLMVMDADPALFDARPFLARQAELVAAGVRVPQVLAQAPELGLVLLEDLGTQELAPLLCDAGTAKAWYLKAIANLVAMQAGLAAAHLPRFDGTFQQREMEIGREWYLGVHLGRQLDAGQQALWERSTALIVARNLTQPTVFMHRDYHSRNLMVVDGDLALLDFQDAVHGPVSYDLVSLLRDAYVAWDEAFVLDLAIRYWEAARAAGVPVHPDFSDFYSAFEWQGLQRHLKVLGLFARLHHRDGKARYLADMPRVLEYVKSVCRRYSELTPLGRLLLDLHGERETVAYTF encoded by the coding sequence GTGAATTCCGCCGGCCCCAACGGCCGGCATGCCGCCATCGCGGCCTGGCTCGAAAAGGTTGCCGGCAGCGCGCCCGCCACGCTTGAACCGGGTGGCTCGGACGCGAGCGTGCGCCAATATTGGCGCGCCCGCTGGCCCGAACGCAGCCTGATGGTGATGGACGCCGATCCGGCGCTGTTCGATGCGCGCCCGTTCCTGGCACGTCAGGCCGAATTGGTCGCGGCAGGCGTGCGCGTGCCCCAGGTGTTGGCCCAGGCGCCTGAGCTTGGCCTGGTGCTGCTCGAGGACCTGGGTACCCAGGAACTGGCGCCGCTCCTGTGCGATGCCGGGACGGCCAAGGCCTGGTATCTGAAGGCCATCGCCAACCTTGTTGCGATGCAGGCGGGCCTGGCCGCGGCGCATCTGCCGCGTTTCGACGGGACGTTCCAGCAGCGCGAGATGGAAATCGGGCGCGAATGGTATCTGGGCGTGCACCTGGGGCGGCAGCTCGATGCCGGCCAACAGGCGCTGTGGGAGCGCAGCACGGCGTTGATCGTCGCGCGCAACCTGACCCAGCCCACCGTGTTCATGCATCGCGACTACCATTCGCGCAACCTGATGGTGGTCGATGGCGACCTGGCGCTGCTGGATTTCCAGGATGCAGTGCATGGCCCGGTCAGCTACGACCTGGTGTCGCTGCTGCGCGATGCCTATGTGGCGTGGGACGAAGCCTTCGTGCTGGATCTGGCGATCCGCTACTGGGAGGCGGCGCGCGCCGCCGGCGTGCCGGTGCATCCCGATTTCAGCGACTTCTACAGTGCGTTCGAGTGGCAGGGGCTGCAGCGCCATCTCAAGGTGCTGGGCCTGTTTGCCCGGCTGCACCACCGCGACGGCAAGGCACGCTACCTCGCCGACATGCCGCGGGTGCTCGAGTATGTCAAAAGCGTCTGTCGCCGCTACAGCGAACTGACCCCGCTGGGCCGGTTGCTGCTGGATCTGCACGGCGAGCGTGAAACGGTTGCGTATACCTTCTGA
- a CDS encoding DUF6929 family protein, whose protein sequence is MPHPSALLAALAASLAIHAQAEPLQLKLSAPTLNASLPSASGLAVQQGRLFVVGDDSPWLFSLDAQFAITDRVLLKDYPVGPDGRIPKAIKPDYEAMAEVGWRRQDWYVVLGSGSKATVREWAYLLSTDGHVRHERQTSDLYAQLYQAGGLSGEQTLNLEGLAFAGRHAFLLNRGNSGPNLLFRVDKDELLAYLVGERAVLNRIDVYPVRMPAIAQFEAGLSGATYWAEADSLLLTASVEATGDAYGDGAILGSFVGVLPLSELRPGRTLVPRTVPLQRQGQTLITKVESVAVLKADEERVSGVLASDNDNGTSEFFRFTLTRDD, encoded by the coding sequence GTGCCCCATCCCTCAGCCCTGCTGGCCGCCTTGGCCGCAAGTCTGGCCATCCACGCCCAGGCCGAGCCGCTCCAGCTCAAGCTTTCCGCCCCCACGCTCAACGCCAGCCTGCCCTCGGCCTCCGGCCTTGCCGTGCAGCAGGGGCGCCTCTTTGTGGTGGGTGACGACAGTCCGTGGCTGTTTTCGCTCGATGCCCAGTTCGCGATCACCGACCGCGTGCTGCTCAAGGACTACCCGGTTGGCCCGGATGGACGCATTCCCAAGGCGATCAAGCCCGACTACGAAGCAATGGCCGAGGTGGGCTGGCGCCGGCAGGACTGGTATGTGGTGCTGGGTTCGGGCTCGAAGGCGACGGTACGCGAGTGGGCCTATCTGCTCTCGACCGACGGCCACGTACGCCATGAGCGGCAGACGTCAGACCTGTATGCTCAGCTTTACCAGGCGGGCGGGCTCAGCGGGGAGCAGACGCTCAATCTGGAAGGGCTGGCCTTCGCCGGCAGACATGCATTCCTGCTCAACCGCGGCAATTCCGGCCCGAATCTGCTGTTCCGCGTCGACAAGGACGAACTGCTCGCCTACCTCGTGGGCGAGCGCGCCGTGCTGAACCGTATCGATGTCTACCCGGTGCGCATGCCGGCGATCGCGCAATTCGAAGCCGGCCTGTCCGGCGCCACCTACTGGGCCGAAGCCGACAGCCTGCTGCTGACGGCATCGGTGGAAGCCACCGGCGACGCCTATGGCGACGGCGCCATCCTGGGCAGCTTTGTCGGTGTGCTGCCGCTGTCCGAACTGCGGCCAGGCCGTACCCTCGTCCCGCGTACCGTGCCGCTGCAGCGTCAGGGGCAAACACTGATCACCAAGGTGGAGTCGGTGGCGGTGCTGAAGGCGGACGAGGAACGGGTCAGCGGCGTGCTGGCCAGCGACAACGACAATGGCACATCCGAGTTCTTCCGTTTCACGCTGACGCGGGACGACTGA
- the murU gene encoding N-acetylmuramate alpha-1-phosphate uridylyltransferase MurU: MKAMILAAGRGERMRPLTDTCPKPLLEVGGLPLIGWHLRRLAAAGITDVVINHAWLGHLFEARLGDGRGYGVRIAYSAEGQALETAGGIAQALPLLGSEPFVLVSGDLYCDYDFGRLRALASRMAPRTLAHLVMVDNPPYHPHGDFALIDGLIAPDAEPRLCYANIALCRPGLVAQVAPRTVARLGPILADAARAGRVGGERFDGLWINVGTPDDLAQARAYASG, encoded by the coding sequence ATGAAAGCAATGATTCTTGCCGCCGGCCGTGGCGAACGGATGCGGCCGTTGACCGATACCTGCCCCAAGCCATTGCTCGAAGTGGGTGGCCTGCCGTTGATCGGTTGGCACCTGCGGCGGCTTGCTGCTGCCGGCATCACCGACGTGGTCATCAACCATGCCTGGCTTGGCCATCTGTTCGAGGCACGGCTGGGCGACGGGCGCGGATATGGCGTACGCATCGCCTACTCGGCCGAAGGCCAGGCGCTCGAGACCGCTGGCGGCATTGCCCAGGCGTTGCCGCTGCTGGGGAGCGAACCCTTCGTGCTGGTGAGCGGCGATCTGTACTGCGACTATGATTTCGGCCGGTTACGCGCGCTGGCATCACGCATGGCGCCGCGGACCCTGGCGCATCTGGTGATGGTGGACAACCCACCCTATCACCCGCACGGCGATTTTGCGCTGATCGACGGCTTGATCGCACCGGATGCCGAACCCCGGCTGTGTTACGCCAATATCGCATTGTGCCGCCCCGGGCTGGTCGCCCAGGTGGCGCCGAGGACGGTGGCCAGGCTTGGCCCGATCCTGGCGGATGCAGCACGCGCCGGACGGGTTGGCGGCGAGCGGTTCGACGGCCTGTGGATCAACGTGGGTACACCGGACGATCTTGCCCAGGCGCGTGCGTACGCATCCGGCTAG
- a CDS encoding PHA/PHB synthase family protein has protein sequence MVMQPNFFAEQRTRYDALQHSLRQTFDPFGLGETTQDAWQAWLSHPNQLALTLGDWLSDYTRWATFSAHRFVGAPDTDLFPAHPDDTRFADPIWRDSPVWDSIKEWYLFNTRWLQTALYATPGLDDEDCARAAFWLRQYLNAVAPTNFFALNPVAQARALATRGESLYFGLLNYARDVASGDIAMTDMRAFKVGENLATTPGAVVYRNALLEVIHYQPTTAEVHQKPIVLVSPWINKYYVLDLDSRKSLVKYLVDQGHSVFITSWKNPGPEARDVSFDDYVTDGVARIVEVAREISGSDSVNLAGYCIGGTLVAVYLAWLARRGQAETVASATLLTALTDFSWPGDIEVFLDEEGLSFVENTIRRKGYLDGKEMAASFRMLRPNSLIWNYWVGNYLLGETPQPFDVLFWNMDTTRMPEKMHCYYLREFYFNNRLMRPDALTIAGEPIDLGRIRTPMFMVSTEEDHIAPWKQTWKLTERASGPITFTLSTSGHILGIINPPRPDSKRSYWQGPVTRGMADEGWKAGQTRQSGSWWPSWVQWLAAHAGPKVAPRLASEQYPALEPAPGRYVLEP, from the coding sequence ATGGTCATGCAGCCCAATTTCTTCGCCGAGCAACGCACACGTTACGACGCATTGCAGCATAGTCTGCGCCAGACCTTCGACCCGTTCGGTCTTGGGGAGACGACGCAGGATGCGTGGCAGGCTTGGCTTTCCCATCCCAATCAACTGGCGCTGACGCTGGGCGACTGGCTGAGCGACTACACGCGTTGGGCCACCTTCAGCGCGCACCGTTTCGTGGGCGCGCCGGATACCGATCTCTTTCCCGCCCATCCAGACGATACCCGTTTTGCCGACCCGATCTGGCGCGATTCGCCCGTCTGGGACAGCATCAAGGAATGGTATCTGTTCAACACCCGTTGGCTGCAGACCGCACTGTACGCCACGCCTGGGCTGGACGACGAGGATTGCGCACGCGCGGCGTTCTGGCTGCGCCAGTATCTGAACGCGGTCGCACCGACCAATTTCTTCGCGCTCAATCCGGTGGCCCAGGCGCGCGCGCTCGCCACGCGCGGCGAAAGCCTCTACTTCGGCTTGCTCAACTACGCGCGCGATGTGGCCAGCGGCGACATCGCCATGACCGACATGCGGGCGTTCAAGGTGGGCGAGAACCTTGCCACCACCCCCGGTGCCGTCGTCTATCGCAACGCGCTCTTGGAGGTGATCCACTACCAGCCCACCACTGCCGAGGTGCACCAGAAGCCCATCGTGCTGGTGTCGCCCTGGATCAACAAGTACTACGTGCTCGACCTGGACAGCCGCAAGAGCCTGGTGAAGTATCTGGTCGACCAGGGGCATTCGGTGTTCATCACCAGCTGGAAGAACCCGGGCCCGGAGGCGCGCGACGTGTCCTTCGACGACTATGTGACCGACGGCGTGGCACGCATCGTCGAGGTGGCGCGCGAAATCTCAGGCAGCGACAGCGTCAACCTGGCCGGCTATTGCATCGGCGGCACGCTGGTCGCCGTGTACCTGGCCTGGCTCGCCCGGCGGGGGCAGGCTGAAACGGTGGCGAGTGCAACCCTGCTGACCGCCTTGACCGATTTTTCATGGCCGGGCGATATCGAGGTGTTCCTGGACGAGGAAGGGCTGTCGTTCGTCGAGAACACCATCCGGCGCAAAGGGTATCTGGATGGCAAGGAAATGGCGGCGAGCTTTCGCATGCTGCGCCCCAACAGCCTGATCTGGAACTACTGGGTCGGCAACTACCTGCTCGGTGAGACGCCGCAGCCATTCGATGTGCTGTTCTGGAACATGGACACCACGCGCATGCCCGAGAAGATGCACTGCTATTATCTGCGCGAGTTCTATTTCAACAACCGGCTGATGCGGCCCGATGCGTTGACCATCGCCGGTGAGCCGATCGACCTGGGTCGCATCCGCACGCCGATGTTCATGGTCAGCACCGAGGAAGACCATATCGCACCGTGGAAGCAGACCTGGAAGCTGACCGAGCGCGCCAGCGGACCCATCACCTTCACGCTGTCCACCTCCGGCCATATCCTGGGCATCATCAATCCGCCGCGCCCGGATTCCAAGCGCAGCTACTGGCAGGGGCCGGTGACACGGGGCATGGCCGATGAGGGTTGGAAGGCCGGGCAGACGCGGCAGTCCGGCTCCTGGTGGCCCAGCTGGGTACAGTGGCTGGCCGCGCATGCCGGGCCCAAGGTCGCGCCCCGGCTGGCCAGCGAGCAATACCCGGCGCTGGAACCGGCACCGGGGCGCTACGTGCTCGAACCGTAG